ATAAAGTTGTATACTTCCCCCGCTTGTTACCCACCCGGAGACTTCCATGGATCATCGCGGGGCATTGTTGGATGCCATCTGACCCTTCCAACCCCTACCTGCTGGACAAACGCAAAACCCGCCTGGGTTTTGAACGCGCCGCCAACACCTACGACGCCAACGCTGTTCTGCAACGCGAAGTCGGTAGCCGCCTGCTGGAACGGCTCGACCTGATCAAGATGCAGCCCGCAACCGTGCTCGACCTTGGTTGCGGCACGGGCGCGGTCAGCGAACACCTGCTCAAGCGCTACAAGAAAGCCCGCATCATCGGCATCGATCTGGCGCTGAACATGGCGCAGAAAACCTGCCAGCGCGGTGGCTGGTTCCGTAAGCCACGCGCAGTATGCGCCGACGCCGCCCGTTTGCCTTTCCAGCCGCAATGCGCCGACATGCTGGTGTCCAACCTGATGCTGCAATGGTGCAATGACCTGCCCGCCGTGTTCAGCGAATTCGCACAAGCATTGAAACCGGAAGGGCTGCTGATGTTTTCCACCTTCGGCCCTGACACCCTCAAGGAGCTGCGCGCCAGTTGGGGGAGGGTGGATGGCTATACCCACGCCAGCCGTTTCACCGACATGCACGACGTGGGCGACGCCCTGTTGCAGGCCGGTTTCCGTGATCCGGTGGTGGATATGGAAATCATCACCCTGACTTACGCCGATGTGCGTGGCTTGCTACGTGACCTCAAAGGTATCGGCGCGAATAATGCCACCTACGGGCGCAACCACGGTTTGACCGGCAAAGCGCGCCTACAGGCATTCTTGCAGGCTTACGAATACTTCCGTCTGGAGGATGGGCATTATCCGGCGACTTATGAGGTGGTGTATGGTCATGCATGGGCATCCAAGCTGTTGCCCTCGAAATTGCCGGAAAAATTCATCCCCATTATGAGGAGCCAACCATGACCGAACCTGTCATCGCGCAGAAAAAGCCGTGTGTAATGGAGCTGG
The sequence above is drawn from the Thiothrix nivea DSM 5205 genome and encodes:
- the bioC gene encoding malonyl-ACP O-methyltransferase BioC — encoded protein: MPSDPSNPYLLDKRKTRLGFERAANTYDANAVLQREVGSRLLERLDLIKMQPATVLDLGCGTGAVSEHLLKRYKKARIIGIDLALNMAQKTCQRGGWFRKPRAVCADAARLPFQPQCADMLVSNLMLQWCNDLPAVFSEFAQALKPEGLLMFSTFGPDTLKELRASWGRVDGYTHASRFTDMHDVGDALLQAGFRDPVVDMEIITLTYADVRGLLRDLKGIGANNATYGRNHGLTGKARLQAFLQAYEYFRLEDGHYPATYEVVYGHAWASKLLPSKLPEKFIPIMRSQP